Below is a genomic region from Gopherus flavomarginatus isolate rGopFla2 chromosome 9, rGopFla2.mat.asm, whole genome shotgun sequence.
AGTACTCCCTGTAACAATGCTACAATAATTTGCAATACTTTGCCCTTCCGCCAGAGGATCTCACACACCTTCTAACACTACCTAACCCTCTCAGCCCCCTGGGAGGTCAGTATTGTCCCCATGTGATGGGTGGGGAAGGGACTTGCCTAAGTGCACACAGTGACTTAAAGGACCAAGCAGCCTGATTCCCAGACCTGTGCTGTCAGCACTCCCCCGCTCTGCGACAGTAAAACTGGCACTGGAGTCCTGGCGTTATGTACAGACGGGCTGTTTCTCTTTGCTTTGTCCATGTCCCCATAACTGCCTCTGCTTATTCCATTGTCTGTTTCAGATCAGCTGGAGATGCTGCCTGCAAAGGAGCCCTGAGTAGGTGCTGCTGCTCATCTAACATGGCAATGTCCCTGGGTGCCAGCCAAGCCCGTCATGAAACTTTGGGGTTGCCATCCCAGGAGCAGCCGGAGTGCCATGCTGTGTCCTGCTGGGAGGACTTTGTTTATGGAGAAGAGGATTTTGTTCTGTATGGGGTTGGGTGGTGGAGAAGCAGGTCAGAGGGGCCAGCAACCCGCACCATGTCTCGCTTTGACAGAGCTTTGCAGTCCGGTTGGGAGGAGAGGATGAAGCTTGGTTTGTTCAGGTATCACCTGGGGGAGCTGCAGACCCGTATATTGCCAGGGAAAGTCCAGTTTGTGGCCCAGCTGAACATCCAGAGAGGTCTGGAGAGAAGGAAACCACAGGACATCCAGAGTGTCAGGCAGAAATTCGACCCCCAGCAATTCCACTTCAATAAGATCAAACCAGAGGAAATCCTCTTCCATAtggtcagggccccaactccCCACCCTCCTAGCAGGGGTTGCTCTCAGTTCCAAGGGGGCCCGCTGGAGTCGAAACTCCCAGGGACACCTGACTGCATCCTAGTGGTGATTAATATCAGCCCCTTGGAGTTTGGACATGTGCTCTTTATTCCAGCCCCCGCTCTCTGCCTACCTCAGATTCTcacccaggagctgctccagTTCGGGCTGGAGTCGGTTCTTCTCAGTGCCCACCTAGGCTTCCGCGTTGGGTTTAACAGCCTGGGAGCCTTCGCCTCGGTCAACCACTTGCACCTACATGGGTTTTACCTGGATTGGGAGCTCCTGATTGAGACTGCCCCAGGCGAACCCCTGTGCCCTACACTCAACTTCCACTTCCTGcggggggtcccagccccagggTTCCTGTTCTACAGTGAAGGGGAGGGCCTGGGGGCCCTGGCGCACAATGTCTGCCGAGTCACTGACTACCTGgtggataaagagattgcacacaACGTGTTTGTGACTCGGGGAACTGCTCCTGGGGAGTCATCCCACTCAGAGACCCGCTCTGGAATCCGGGTGCTCATCTGGCCCAGGAGGTCCTGCTTTGGG
It encodes:
- the GDPGP1 gene encoding LOW QUALITY PROTEIN: GDP-D-glucose phosphorylase 1 (The sequence of the model RefSeq protein was modified relative to this genomic sequence to represent the inferred CDS: inserted 3 bases in 2 codons; deleted 2 bases in 1 codon) — its product is MGEIPALKQRPKANRGXKHNFLPFLQSHRAPAPLXSARPGPALAEPRGSSGEWPAGAGRVPPPANPAAAETSSSVSSSGPSLGTRRGSADSSRVPRGRAAGAPPRSRGLCRPSPGRRPAGESAGDAACKGALSRCCCSSNMAMSLGASQARHETLGLPSQEQPECHAVSCWEDFVYGEEDFVLYGVGWWRSRSEGPATRTMSRFDRALQSGWEERMKLGLFRYHLGELQTRILPGKVQFVAQLNIQRGLERRKPQDIQSVRQKFDPQQFHFNKIKPEEILFHMVRAPTPHPPSRGCSQFQGGPLESKLPGTPDCILVVINISPLEFGHVLFIPAPALCLPQILTQELLQFGLESVLLSAHLGFRVGFNSLGAFASVNHLHLHGFYLDWELLIETAPGEPLCPTLNFHFLRGVPAPGFLFYSEGEGLGALAHNVCRVTDYLVDKEIAHNVFVTRGTAPGESSHSETRSGIRVLIWPRRSCFGSKGEAAFNVALCELAGHLPIKTAEDFQPYGDSSH